GCCCAGAGCGTGACCGAGGCGTCCGCTGCCCTGGTCACCACGGCGGCACCGGGCTCGGCGAGCACGTCGGTGGCGGTGCCCGCGGCGACGTCCGCGGCGGTCCCCCGGTGCAGGGTGAAGCCGTTCGCGGCTCCCGTCGCGGTGCTCGTCAGCTGCAACCGGTACAGCTTCGTGCCGGACGCGTCGGTGCCGGCGGCGACCTTCGTCGCCGTGACACCGGCGGCGGAGCCGTTGATCGCCGTGACCGTGTCGTCGAGCGACCCCGACTTCGGCGTCACCGTCGTGCTCGTGCCGTCGGGCTTGGTGAACGTCAGCGGCGACGCGGTGTCCCCCCAGGACGACATCGCGGCGGTGACGCCCACCTGTGCGGCGGCGGTCTGCCCGACGGTGAACGAGACGGAACCCGGCGTGGCCGAGGCGCTCGTCGAGACCGTGGCGTTCGTGGCGCTCGACGACGCGGAGTACACGTCGAGCGAGTTCGTCTTCGCGGCAGCCGAGGCCTTCGTCGCGAGGGACTGCACCAGCCCGTTGATCGTCTGCAGCGACGAGATGAACGAGTTGGTGGTGGTGACCTTCGACTTGAGCAGGGTCTGCGGGACCTGCTCGATGCTCATCAGCGAGTTGATGAGGTCCGAGGTCTTGAGCCCGGAGACCAGACCGTCGATCGCGAGCGAGGTGCTCGTGGCGGACGTGGCGGACATCGCGGGCTCCCCGGCGGTCGACGGATCGAGATGAGGGCGGACCGACCGCGGTCAGTCCGGAGGGGTGGGCGCCACCACCGAGGAGCACCCGAACGGCTCCTCGGCGGTGGCGACCGATGCGACTAGCGGAGCAGCGACAGGACACCCTGCGTGCTCTGGTTCGCCTGCGCGAGCATCGACGTGCCGGCCTGGCTGAGGATGTTGTCGCGCGTGTACTTGACCATCTCCTCCGCCATGTCGACGTCGGTGATGCGGGACTTCGCCGCGGTGAGGTTCTCCTTGGCCACGTTCGTCACGTTGATGGCGTGGTCGAAGCGGTTCTGGATCGCACCGAGGTTGGAGCGGGCCGAGGAGACCTTGGCGATCTGCTCGTCGATCGTCTTGATCGCCTGCTGGGCGTGGTCGGCCGTGTCGAACTTGATGCCGATGCTGGCACCGCCCGATGCCGACGTCCCGGCGAGCACCGAAGTCGGCGTGGTCGCGGCGTTGTCCGAAGCGAGCGGGCTCGTGGCGAAGTCCACCGTGCCGCCGTTGTTCGCGTTCACAACGAAGCCGGTGGCGGCTCCGTTCGCATCGCGTACAGTCGACGCCGTGTAGCTGCCCGAGAAGTTCGTGTCGCTGTTGAGCGCCGACACGAACTCATCGATGGTCGCGAAGTCGTTGTAACCGGTGGCCGGTGCCGTCTTCGCCGAACCGTGGAGCTGCGCGGTGGTGACGGCCGTGTCGACCGTCTCGCCCGCGTCACCCTTCGAGGACTTGAACGTCAGCGACTGGTTCGACAGGTCGGCGACGTCGGAGACCGTGAACTGCGCTCCGCCGGTGTTCGAGGCCGTCGTGAGCGCGGTCGCGATCTTCGAGACGTTCGCACCAGACAGGTCGACCGCGATCTGGCTGTCCTGACCGGCGTTCGCGCCGACCTGGAACTTCAGGGTGTCGTTGCTGTTGAGCAGCGAGGTGCCGTTGAAGTTGGTCGACGTGGCGATGCGGCCGAGCTCCTTCTGGAGCTGCCCGACCTCGGTCGTGATCGCCTGGCGCGACGTGGCGTTGTTCGAGTCGTTGCCCGCCTGGACAGCGAGGTCGCGCATGCGCTGGAGGATCGAGTGGGTCTCGGTGAGGCCACCTTCAGCGGTCTGCACGACGGAGATGCCGTCCTGCGCGTTGCGGGCGGCGACCGTGAGGCCACCGACCTGGGACTTCAGTCCCTCGGAGATCGACAGACCGGCAGCGTCGTCGGCAGCACGGTTGATGCGGAGGCCGCTCGAGAGCTTCTCGAGGGACTTCGACAGGTCGTTCTGCGTCGCGTTGAGGTTCCGGTACGTGTTGAGTGCCGAGAGGTTGGTGTTGATGGACATACCCATGGTGGTTTCCTCCGTGAATCCTTGGGTGGTGGTGTCTGCCCGTCCATGGGCTGACATCCGTGACTCTCGGCAGGTCCGCCGAGGTCGTTAGGTGTCGGCGCGGAATTCATCCGCGCCGAGGTCTAGCCGGCCGCCACGGCGGTCGGAGCGGACGCGTCGAACACCGCGCGGGCGACCCCGGCGGTGGCGTTCGTCGCGACGCGGGCGAGGTACGCACTGCGGCGGGCCGCGGTGGTGCGGGACGCGGGCTCCGGGGTGACACCGCCGTCGCCGTAGTGCGCGGCGAGCCCGTCGCGGAGCAGGCGCATCGCCTCGGAGCGCTGCTGCGAGACGGCGGAGTGCGTGATGCCGAGCTCGGCGGCGACGTCCGTGACGGTGCGGTCGCCGAAGTACACGGCCTCGACGATCAGGCGCATCCGGTCCGGCAGGGCGAGCACGGCGGCGCGCAGGTAGCGGCGCTTCTCGATCTCGAGCAGGTCCTCGCCCGGCAGTGGCAGGTCCGCGGCGACGATGTCGTGCACGGTCTCGTCGATCGGGGTGACGGTGCGCGCGGCGTCGGTGAGGGCGTCGACCGCGGTCTGGCGGTCGACACCCATCGCGTCGGCGATCTCCTGCGGGGTCACGGTGCGGCCGAGCCCGGCGGACAGGGCCTCCTGCGTGGCGAGGGTCTCGCGGATGCGCTTCCGGGTGCCGCGGCTGGCCCAGTCGCCGGCGCGCAGGTCGTCGGCGATCGCACCGGTGATCCGGGTGCGGGCGTAGGCACCGAACGGCACACCGAGGGTCGGGTCGAACGCGTCGGCAGCCTGCACGAGGGCGACCGAGCCCACCTGGGCGAGGTCGTCGCGGCTGAGGTGGGTGGCGCGTGCGCAGGTCTCGGCGACGATGTAGCCGACGAGCGGCAGGTGCTCGACGATCATCGCGTTGCGTGCGGTCCGGTCCATGTGGTTCCCCTGGTCGTCCTGGTTCGACTGACCCGTCCGTGGGCATGACGATCACCGGCGTCGGGACCGCCGGAGTACGTCGAAGAACCGCCGGGGTCCGTCCCGGCGGTGCACCCGCGCCCGAGGACGCGAGCCGGGGGTTGTCCCCCGGTGCTGTTCTCGAACCTATCGGCTGCCTGGGTGCCGGACGACCCTCTGTCCGTACCCAGTGCGGGGGTGGGTACGGCTCCGGCCCGTCCGCTCTTCGGAGGACCAGGGGAGCGATTGTCCCCCGATGGGAGGACACCCGGAGCCGTGCTTACGCCGGGACCGCTGCCGCCGATAACTCCTGGAGACCGCAGTCGGCGGTCACCCGGACCCGGAGGGAGCTGATGAGCGTGAACGACCTGTCCGCCGTCCTGTGGCGCGAACGAGAACTGCTCGAACTGCTCACGTTCAAGCTCGAGGAGGAGCAGCTCCTCCTCGCCGCCGGACGCTCCCGCTGGATCTCGCACGCCAGCCGCGAGGTCGAGCAGGTCCTCGACCGGCTCCGCTCCACCGGCCTCGAGCGCAGCGCCCAGAGCGCCGCCGTCGCCGAGGAGTGGGGCGTGCCCTCCGACGCTCCCCTGCGCGACGTCGTCGCCGCCGCACCGTCCGGTCCGTGGGGCGAGATCCTGGCGTCCCACCTCGCCGCGATGCTCGAGCTGACCACCCGCATCGGCTCGCTGCGCGACGAGAACGACCGCTTCCTCCGCATCGCCGCCTCCGCCACGCAGGAGACCCTCGCCGGGACCGTCACCGACGCCGACACCTACGACGCCACCGGCTCATCGGGCTCGAACCCGGACGGCGCACGCCTGTTCGACGGGAACCTCTGACCGT
The sequence above is drawn from the Curtobacterium sp. L6-1 genome and encodes:
- a CDS encoding flagellar protein FlgN — protein: MSVNDLSAVLWRERELLELLTFKLEEEQLLLAAGRSRWISHASREVEQVLDRLRSTGLERSAQSAAVAEEWGVPSDAPLRDVVAAAPSGPWGEILASHLAAMLELTTRIGSLRDENDRFLRIAASATQETLAGTVTDADTYDATGSSGSNPDGARLFDGNL
- a CDS encoding sigma-70 family RNA polymerase sigma factor, yielding MDRTARNAMIVEHLPLVGYIVAETCARATHLSRDDLAQVGSVALVQAADAFDPTLGVPFGAYARTRITGAIADDLRAGDWASRGTRKRIRETLATQEALSAGLGRTVTPQEIADAMGVDRQTAVDALTDAARTVTPIDETVHDIVAADLPLPGEDLLEIEKRRYLRAAVLALPDRMRLIVEAVYFGDRTVTDVAAELGITHSAVSQQRSEAMRLLRDGLAAHYGDGGVTPEPASRTTAARRSAYLARVATNATAGVARAVFDASAPTAVAAG
- a CDS encoding flagellin — encoded protein: MGMSINTNLSALNTYRNLNATQNDLSKSLEKLSSGLRINRAADDAAGLSISEGLKSQVGGLTVAARNAQDGISVVQTAEGGLTETHSILQRMRDLAVQAGNDSNNATSRQAITTEVGQLQKELGRIATSTNFNGTSLLNSNDTLKFQVGANAGQDSQIAVDLSGANVSKIATALTTASNTGGAQFTVSDVADLSNQSLTFKSSKGDAGETVDTAVTTAQLHGSAKTAPATGYNDFATIDEFVSALNSDTNFSGSYTASTVRDANGAATGFVVNANNGGTVDFATSPLASDNAATTPTSVLAGTSASGGASIGIKFDTADHAQQAIKTIDEQIAKVSSARSNLGAIQNRFDHAINVTNVAKENLTAAKSRITDVDMAEEMVKYTRDNILSQAGTSMLAQANQSTQGVLSLLR
- the fliD gene encoding flagellar filament capping protein FliD produces the protein MSATSATSTSLAIDGLVSGLKTSDLINSLMSIEQVPQTLLKSKVTTTNSFISSLQTINGLVQSLATKASAAAKTNSLDVYSASSSATNATVSTSASATPGSVSFTVGQTAAAQVGVTAAMSSWGDTASPLTFTKPDGTSTTVTPKSGSLDDTVTAINGSAAGVTATKVAAGTDASGTKLYRLQLTSTATGAANGFTLHRGTAADVAAGTATDVLAEPGAAVVTRAADASVTLWAGTAAAQTVTSATNAFSDLLPGVNVTVSKASTDPVTITVARDTSKAQAVASGLVDALNAVTSYYASNTGVTSTTSPTSGTTSTTAGVLLGDGTTRDAVQRLTSAMSTPVNGKSPSSIGIVISKDGDFDFDAAAFQKALAADPAGTQAILSGVATTVSAAATAASDKYTGSITTAITGKQSVVKDLNTQIDSWTDRLTMRRATLQTQYAALETSLSKLQSQSSWLAGQLSSMSGN